The Polaribacter sp. Q13 sequence CAAAGAGATTGTTATTGGAAACAGAAAAAATATTACCATAACGCTATTACCCGAAGTAAATGCTTTAAGTGAGGTTATTGTTACTGCTTTAGGTATTAAAAGGGCACAAAAGAAAGTAGGGTATGCTACTCAGCGAGTAGATGCTTCTACCATAAAAGAAGTTGTTGCTCCAAATGCAGCAGGTTTAATTACGGGAAAGGTTGCCGGTTTAACGGTTAGTAATCCAACAGGTTTATTTCAAGCTCCTTCATTTACATTAAGAGGGAAATCTCCATTAATTGTCGTGGATGGTATTCCTGTAAGCACAGATTTTTACGATATTTCTCCGGATGATATTGTAGATATTACGGTTTTAAAAGGAACTTCTGCATCTGCCTTATATGGGTATAGAGGAGGGAATGGAGCCATACAAATTACAACTTCTAAAGGTCAGAAATCAGACGGATTAGAAATTACAGTTTCTCATAACACGATGGTGAGTGCAGGTTTTACGGTTTTTCCAGAAACTCAAACAGAATACGGAAATGGTTCTAACGGAAAATATGAGTTTTGGGACGGACAAGATGGTGGTATTTCTGACGGAGATATGATTTGGGGACCAAAATTTGAGCCTGGTGTAAAAATAGCACAATGGAATAGTCCTATTAAAGACAATGTTTCTGGTGATGTTACTCCTTGGTGGGGAGATGTAAGCGGAACAAAATACGATGATAAATCTCGCTATTCTAGAGTGCCAACTGATTGGGAATATCATAACAACTTAAAAGATTTTTTAAGAACAGGAGTTATCAATACCACTTCTTTTTCTGTTGCCAACTCAACAGCAAGAGGTTCTTATAGATTATCGGGTAATTACAAATCTCATACTGGTAGAGTACCAAATACCAATTTAAAAACGGGAGGGTTAACTTTTAATTCAACAACAAAATTATCAGATAAATTAACCTTAGATAGTAAGTTGGCGTATAATAAAGTGTTTTCTCCTAATTATCCAAGACATGGTTACGGTCCTAAAAACCACATGTACACTATTTTAATTTGGATGGGAGATGATGTAAACGGAAAAGAATTAAATGAACACAGATATATTCCTGGTCAAGAAGGATATAGACAAGCAAACTTTAATTACGCTTGGTATAACAATGTATATTTTGCTGCTCATGAGTTAAATCAGCGATATGACTCTAATGTTTTAAACGGGCAATTAAAATTAAATTATCAATTTTCAGATGATTTCAGTATTCAGGCAATGGGATCTTCTGTAATGAAACATCGTTTTGAAAATAGAGAAAGTCCGAAATCTTATTTAAACTACGGAGACCCAAGAGATGGAGATTACAAAACTTGGAATACTAGTTCTGTGGATGTAGATTATAATGTTTTAGCTACCTATAATAAAAAAATTACAGATAAATTTTCTTTAGGTGTCAATGCAGGAGCTTCATCAGAATACCATAAATACCAACAAGAATACAATGCTACAGATGGTATTATAGTGCCAGAATTGTATAGTTTAAACAATACAAAAGGAAATATAAAAGGAGCAACTGAATTTTCTGAAAGATCTGTAAACAGTTTATACGGAATGTTAGAGTTAGATTTTGATAATAAATTATTCTTAACATTTACAGGTAGAACAGACAAACACTCTACATTACCAATAGATAACAACTCATTATTTTATCCATCGGTATCTTTAAGTAGTATGCTTTCGGAATGGTTTAAATTGCCAGAATCTATCAATTACTTAAAAGCATTTGGGTCTTGGGCTCAGGTAAAAAGATCTTTAAGTGCCTATCAAATTAATTCTTATTATGACAACGCAGGTACTTTTAACGGTAGCCCAGAATTATCGTATTCAGGTAGTTTGGTAAACCCAGATATTGAAGGATCTTTAACAACCAATGTAGAATTAGGTTTTAGCGCAGGTTTCTTAAACAATAGAATAGGATTGGATTTTGCGTACTATAATGCCGTTGATGAAAACTCAATTATAGATTTACCAATTTCTTTAGGATCTGGTTTTTCATCAAGAAAAGAAAATGCACACCAATTTACCACCAATGGTTTGGAGGTTTCAGTAAGAGCTACACCAATTAAAAATGCAGATTTTAGATGGGATGTGTTAGCTAACTGGTCTAAAAAAGTACAACGATTAACAAGATTAGATGAAGGCGCAGAGCAGTACAACAGTTTACGATTAAATGATAGAACAGATGCGTATTATGCAACCGTTTGGGAAAAATCTGCAGATGGAGAATTAATCTTAGATGCAAATACAGGGATGCCAACTAAAAATCCGTATCAACAAAATATAGGAAACAAGAATCCTGATTTTAGGTATGGTTTAGAAAATACTTTTAAATACAAAGGATTTTCTTTAAAAGTAGGTATAGATGGTGTTTGGGGAGGTTTAATGAGATCTAAAACTGTAGAAAAAATGTGGTGGGGTGGTAAACATCCAAACTCTACGGAATATAGAGATGTAGAATATGCTCAAGGAATTGGAACCGTGTATGTGCCAACAGGTGTAAATGTAACAGGAGGTTCTGTGCAAAGAGATTTAAGCGGAAATGTTACTTCAGATACTAGAACCTATGCAACACATACTTCTCCAGTGAGTTGGCAAGCTTGGTCGCAAAACTATCCGTATAGAGCGCAGGTAACACAAAAAGAAAGCAAAACTTTTGCTAATGTTTTCGATAGATCTTATCTAAAATTAAGAACGGTAGCTTTAAGTTACGATTTAACAAACGTGCTTAAAGTAAAAGGCATCAAACAAATTAATGCAAGTCTAAATGGTTACAACTTATTCATCTTAAAAAAAGCAGATATTATTGATCCAGACTTTGGTAATGATGATGATTTACAAGATCCTTCTACAAGATATTTAGGTTTAGGTTTAACTTTTAAATTTTAATAAAAATGAACAATTTTAAAATAATATTATTTTTAATGATGGCTGTTGTTATGTCTTCTTGCGAAGATTTAGATATCAATGACAATCCAAATAAAGTAAGTGTAACGCATCCAGATTTATTACTGACTAATATTGCAACTTCTGCTTTTCAAGTGAAAGGAACTGGCGGAATGTATGCTTCTAGAATGCTTGTGCAGACCGATGGTGAAAGTGCTTCGCAGTTTTACAAATGGGACAGAGATAGTTTTGACGCTTATAATAGTTTAAGACAAGTGACTAAAATGATGGAAGAAGCAGACAGAATAGTAGACGATTCTTACAAAGGAATTGGTTACTTTTTTAGAGCATATTATTTTTATGATTTGGCATTAACTTTTGGAGATGTGCCTTATGCAGATGCTTTAAAAGGAGAATCAGATAAATTATATCAACCAAAATATAGTTCACAAGAAGATGTTTTTAGAGGGATTTTAAAAGAGTTAGCAGAGGCAAATTCATTGTTAAATGGTACAGATATCATTACCGGAGATCCTATTTTTAATGGAGATGTTAGTAAGTGGAAAAAGTTAGTCAACTCTTTTCGTTTAAAAGTATTATTAACGCTTTCTAAAAAGGAAGGAAGCTCTTCTTTAAATATTAAAAATGAATTTGCATCTATTTATAATACTGAATCAATCATTGCAACTCCAGAAGAAAGTGCACGTTTAGAATTTGTAGATGTGGTAGATTCTAGATATTCAGAATTCAATTCTAGTGGTTATGGTTCTGGTTTATACATGGCGTCTACTTTTGTAGATATGTTAAAAGAAAGAGAAGATGCACGCTTATTTGCTATTGCAGGTCAAACTAAAAATGCAAAAGAAGCAGGTTTGTCTATTGGTGATTTTACTGCGTACGCAGGAGGAAATCCTATTGCGGCTTATAACGATGTAAATTTAGTAGCTGCGGCAGGTAAAGTATCAAAAGTAAATGAGCGTTATACAAAAGATCCAACGGCAGAAGCACATAATTTGTTAAGTTTTTCTGAAGTTCAGTTTATTTTAGCAGAAGCAGCCGTAAAAGGATGGATTTCTTCTACAAGCGCACTAATTTTTTATGAAAACGGAATCAAAGCAAACTTCCAGTTCTATAATACGTATGCAAAAGGATATGAAGCGTATTATACGCAAGCTGAAGCTGTAAAATATATTGCAGGAACAAAAGTGAACTTTTTAAATGCTAGTACTAATGAAGAAAAATTAGAATTAATTTTAACCCAGAAATATTTAACATCTTTTTTACAAGGAGGTTGGAGAATGTATTTTGATCATTTGAGAACTGGATATCCTGTATTTCCTTTAGGTTTAGGTACAGCTCCAACAAGATGGATGTATCCTTTAGATGAATACAATAACAATTCGACTAACGTAACCGAAGCAATTGCCAGTCAATTTGGAGGTTCTAATGACGGAATTAGAGAAATTACTTGGTGGTTAAAATAATATAAAAACAAACTAAATAAGGTCGTAATTAAATTACGACCTTATTTTAATTTATAATAAAATGAAAAAAAATATACTTATTACATTTTTGATATTGTTTTATGTTCCGATTTTATGGGCTCAAAAAATAGAAATAAAACCTTATTTACAAGACGCAGAACCAACTTCAATCAAAATTATGTGGCAAACAGATTTTGGAGAAGAATCAATTGTGCATTGGGGATTAAGCAAAAACAAATTAAAAAATAAAACAAAAGGAACTTCTTTTGATATTAATTTTTCAGAAAAACGAGTTCATGAAGTTGCTATAACGGGGTTATCAAGATTTACCACCTATTTTTATAAAGTACAAACAGGGAAAGCAGTTTCTGAAGTGTATCAATTTAAAACTCCACCTTTTGCAGGTAGTTCTAAAAAAATAAATTTAGTTGCTATGAGCGATATGCAAAACGACTGGCAACATCCAACAAAGTTTCAAGAAGTGGTAGAAGAAGGTATTTTACCGTATTTTAAAAAGAATTTTGAAGGCGATCTTTCAGACAATTTAGCTATGGTGGTGATTCCTGGAGATTTGGTAGATAGAGGTACTACTTTTAATCAATGGGAAGATCATTTTTTTAAACAATCAGAAAAATTATTTTCTAACGTACCAGTGTACCCAGTTCCTGGGAATCATGAACGTAATTCAGATTATTTCTTTAAATACTTTAGTCTTCCTAAAAATGGAAGTCCGGAATATGCAGAGCACTGGTGGTTTAAAGATTATGCAAATACCAGAATTATTGGGCTAGATTCTAATGACGGTTATCGAGATATAAAACAACAATTAGTGTGGTTAAAAGAGTTGTTAGCTAAAACAGCTAAAAACGATTCGATTGATTTTGTTTTTGCTCAATTACATCATCCTCATAAATCGGAATTATGGATTCCTGGAGAAGAAGATTTTTCTGGTGAAGTAGTAAAATTGTTAGAAGCCTTTAGCAAGGAATCTAACAAACCAAGTTTACATTTTTTCGGACATACGCATGGGTATTCTAGAGGACAATCTAAAGAACATAAACATCTTTGGGTAAATGTTGCATCCGCCGGAGGCGCTATTGATAATTGGGGCGAATTTGAAGGTAGAGATTATGACGAATTTACGGTAACTCAAGACGAATATGGCTTTGTTTTGGCAACCATAGACCCAGATAAAGAAAATCCTTCTTTTACCTTAAAAAGGATAAGTAGAGGTAATAATATCAAATTTAGAAATAACGAGTTAAGAGATAGTATTACTGTTTTTAAGAAAACAATTCAGCCAAATACACCTGTTTTAGCTAATTTTAGTAAAGAAGCAAAACCTACTTATAAAGTAGTTTTAAAGGCAAATTCTTTTAAAAGTGATAAAAAGAAGGCTTTTCATGCAGCCTCTAATTGGCAGGTGTCTACAACAGAAGATTTTGCTAAACCAGTGTACGATTCTTGGAAACAACACGAAAATTGGTATTACAGAGAAAATAGACAAAAAGACGATGATTTAACGGATGAGGTTTTAGATAGAAAGCTAAATAATAACACAACCTATTATGTGCGTGTTCGTTACAGAGATCAATTTTTAAATTGGAGTAATTGGTCTATTATAAAAACATTTAAAACGATTAAATAATGAAAAGATTAAAATTATCAAGTGTTTTTTTACTGTTGATGTTAGCTGCGTGCTCTTCAGAAAAAAAAGAAATCAAAAAAATATTGAAAGACGATTCTAATAAAGTTTTTGTAATTACTTTAGATGGTTTGCGTTGGCAAGAATTATTCTCTGGAGCCGATTCTTTATTGGTAGAAAATAAAGAATATGTTAGTGATACAAAAGGATTGAAAACACAATTTTGGAGAGATTCTGCCACAGAAAGAAGAAAAGTGTTATTTCCTTTTATTTGGAATGAAGTTGCTAAAATGGGACAAATTCATGGAAACCGATGGCAAGGAAGTAAAATGAATGTAACTAACGGAATGCATTTTTCGTACCCTGGTTACAATGAAATTTTAACAGGAAAAGCAGACGATGCAAGAATTGATAGCAATCGTAAAATTCCGAATCCGAACCTTACTATTTTAGAAATAGCAGAAAATACAGAAGCTTACAAAGGTATGGTAGTAGCTTTTGGTAGTTGGGATGTTTTTCCGTTTATAATCAACGAAGAAAGAAGTGGTTTGTATGTAAACGCAGGTTTTAGAGAAGCAATAGGAACTGATTTGTCAGATAAAGAAGTTTTCTTAAATGAGTTGCAAGCAGAAACTCCGAGTCCTTGGGGTGGTGTTCGTTTAGATGTTTTTACACATCATTATGCTTTAGAAACGATTAAAAAGAAGCATCCGAAGTTGGTGTTTATTTCTTACGGAGAAACCGATGATTTTGCACACGATGGAGAATATGATGCGTATTTAAGATCGGCAAATAGAACCGATGCGTTCATCCAAAAACTTTGGAATTATACTCAAAAAGATCTTTTCTATAAAGGAAAAACGACTTTTATAATTACGACAGATCATGGAAGAGGTACAGCGCCTTTAGAAACATGGAAGCATCATGGAGACGCTATTAAAGATTCAGACCAAGTTTGGGTACTTTCTTTTGGAAATGAAATTGAAGCAAAAGGAGAAATTATAACGGAAGAACAGTTGTATACAAATCAAGTGGCGGCTTCTGTAGCCAAACTTTTAGATGTAGAGATACCGACAGATTCAATAGGAAAACCATTTTCTTTTATAAAGTAAGGAGTTGTTTTATCAACTTAAAAAAGGCTGTCTTTAAATTTATTTTTTGTCAATCTGAATTTATTTTAGGCTCCTATGAGGTTTGAATTTCAGTACGTTGAGATGCTGAAACAAGTTCAGTATTACAAGCTTTAAACTTTTTTAGATAGTCTTTTTTATTTTGAATCTATTTCGAAACGCTCATTTCTAGTGATTTTTATTTTTCCTGAAATTGTATCGGGAATCATTTTTTTTAACTTTATCAAAAAGAACACAAAGTATAGCTCACAAATTTGTCATTTCGACGCAAGGAGAAATCTCATAAAGTTGCTCAATTTTGTGTTCGTTTCTTGTGAGACTTCTACTAAAAGGTGATAGTGACACGATTATGGTTTTTACACAATTTTGTCTTTTTTATGCTGAAATTTCGG is a genomic window containing:
- a CDS encoding SusC/RagA family TonB-linked outer membrane protein, with translation MKHKFLILMSLFLGTIAFSQQVLTGKIIDETGIPLMEASVHIIKGNKWTTSNIDGEFKIEFKDEHSKIKVEFLGYQSKEIVIGNRKNITITLLPEVNALSEVIVTALGIKRAQKKVGYATQRVDASTIKEVVAPNAAGLITGKVAGLTVSNPTGLFQAPSFTLRGKSPLIVVDGIPVSTDFYDISPDDIVDITVLKGTSASALYGYRGGNGAIQITTSKGQKSDGLEITVSHNTMVSAGFTVFPETQTEYGNGSNGKYEFWDGQDGGISDGDMIWGPKFEPGVKIAQWNSPIKDNVSGDVTPWWGDVSGTKYDDKSRYSRVPTDWEYHNNLKDFLRTGVINTTSFSVANSTARGSYRLSGNYKSHTGRVPNTNLKTGGLTFNSTTKLSDKLTLDSKLAYNKVFSPNYPRHGYGPKNHMYTILIWMGDDVNGKELNEHRYIPGQEGYRQANFNYAWYNNVYFAAHELNQRYDSNVLNGQLKLNYQFSDDFSIQAMGSSVMKHRFENRESPKSYLNYGDPRDGDYKTWNTSSVDVDYNVLATYNKKITDKFSLGVNAGASSEYHKYQQEYNATDGIIVPELYSLNNTKGNIKGATEFSERSVNSLYGMLELDFDNKLFLTFTGRTDKHSTLPIDNNSLFYPSVSLSSMLSEWFKLPESINYLKAFGSWAQVKRSLSAYQINSYYDNAGTFNGSPELSYSGSLVNPDIEGSLTTNVELGFSAGFLNNRIGLDFAYYNAVDENSIIDLPISLGSGFSSRKENAHQFTTNGLEVSVRATPIKNADFRWDVLANWSKKVQRLTRLDEGAEQYNSLRLNDRTDAYYATVWEKSADGELILDANTGMPTKNPYQQNIGNKNPDFRYGLENTFKYKGFSLKVGIDGVWGGLMRSKTVEKMWWGGKHPNSTEYRDVEYAQGIGTVYVPTGVNVTGGSVQRDLSGNVTSDTRTYATHTSPVSWQAWSQNYPYRAQVTQKESKTFANVFDRSYLKLRTVALSYDLTNVLKVKGIKQINASLNGYNLFILKKADIIDPDFGNDDDLQDPSTRYLGLGLTFKF
- a CDS encoding SusD/RagB family nutrient-binding outer membrane lipoprotein, whose product is MNNFKIILFLMMAVVMSSCEDLDINDNPNKVSVTHPDLLLTNIATSAFQVKGTGGMYASRMLVQTDGESASQFYKWDRDSFDAYNSLRQVTKMMEEADRIVDDSYKGIGYFFRAYYFYDLALTFGDVPYADALKGESDKLYQPKYSSQEDVFRGILKELAEANSLLNGTDIITGDPIFNGDVSKWKKLVNSFRLKVLLTLSKKEGSSSLNIKNEFASIYNTESIIATPEESARLEFVDVVDSRYSEFNSSGYGSGLYMASTFVDMLKEREDARLFAIAGQTKNAKEAGLSIGDFTAYAGGNPIAAYNDVNLVAAAGKVSKVNERYTKDPTAEAHNLLSFSEVQFILAEAAVKGWISSTSALIFYENGIKANFQFYNTYAKGYEAYYTQAEAVKYIAGTKVNFLNASTNEEKLELILTQKYLTSFLQGGWRMYFDHLRTGYPVFPLGLGTAPTRWMYPLDEYNNNSTNVTEAIASQFGGSNDGIREITWWLK
- a CDS encoding metallophosphoesterase family protein; protein product: MKKNILITFLILFYVPILWAQKIEIKPYLQDAEPTSIKIMWQTDFGEESIVHWGLSKNKLKNKTKGTSFDINFSEKRVHEVAITGLSRFTTYFYKVQTGKAVSEVYQFKTPPFAGSSKKINLVAMSDMQNDWQHPTKFQEVVEEGILPYFKKNFEGDLSDNLAMVVIPGDLVDRGTTFNQWEDHFFKQSEKLFSNVPVYPVPGNHERNSDYFFKYFSLPKNGSPEYAEHWWFKDYANTRIIGLDSNDGYRDIKQQLVWLKELLAKTAKNDSIDFVFAQLHHPHKSELWIPGEEDFSGEVVKLLEAFSKESNKPSLHFFGHTHGYSRGQSKEHKHLWVNVASAGGAIDNWGEFEGRDYDEFTVTQDEYGFVLATIDPDKENPSFTLKRISRGNNIKFRNNELRDSITVFKKTIQPNTPVLANFSKEAKPTYKVVLKANSFKSDKKKAFHAASNWQVSTTEDFAKPVYDSWKQHENWYYRENRQKDDDLTDEVLDRKLNNNTTYYVRVRYRDQFLNWSNWSIIKTFKTIK
- a CDS encoding alkaline phosphatase family protein, producing MKRLKLSSVFLLLMLAACSSEKKEIKKILKDDSNKVFVITLDGLRWQELFSGADSLLVENKEYVSDTKGLKTQFWRDSATERRKVLFPFIWNEVAKMGQIHGNRWQGSKMNVTNGMHFSYPGYNEILTGKADDARIDSNRKIPNPNLTILEIAENTEAYKGMVVAFGSWDVFPFIINEERSGLYVNAGFREAIGTDLSDKEVFLNELQAETPSPWGGVRLDVFTHHYALETIKKKHPKLVFISYGETDDFAHDGEYDAYLRSANRTDAFIQKLWNYTQKDLFYKGKTTFIITTDHGRGTAPLETWKHHGDAIKDSDQVWVLSFGNEIEAKGEIITEEQLYTNQVAASVAKLLDVEIPTDSIGKPFSFIK